Proteins encoded within one genomic window of Streptomyces kaniharaensis:
- a CDS encoding HhH-GPD family protein: MTDITAPRLPLPLPLFHATVLDWYEASKRDLPWRTPDASPWAVMVSEFMLQQTPVKRVLPAWEAWLERWPTPAGLAAEAPGEAVRMWGRLGYPRRALRLHAAAVAITEEHGGEVPDDHATLLSLPGVGEYTAAAVASFAFRQRHVVLDTNVRRVFARAVSGVEYPAQATTAAERRTATALLPDDAGTAATWAVGVMELGALVCTARGPECGDCPLFAHCAWQRAGRPPYEGPARRGQSYEGTDRQVRGKLLAVLREAHGSVEQARLDAVWPDAVQRARALDGLVADGLVEPVEQGVYRLPQ; this comes from the coding sequence ATGACTGACATCACCGCCCCCCGGCTGCCGCTGCCCCTGCCGCTGTTCCACGCGACCGTCCTCGACTGGTACGAGGCCAGCAAGCGCGACCTCCCCTGGCGGACGCCCGACGCGTCGCCGTGGGCGGTCATGGTGAGCGAGTTCATGCTCCAGCAGACCCCGGTGAAGCGCGTGCTGCCCGCCTGGGAGGCCTGGCTGGAGCGCTGGCCCACCCCGGCCGGCCTCGCTGCCGAGGCCCCCGGCGAGGCGGTCCGGATGTGGGGCCGGCTCGGCTACCCGAGGCGCGCGCTGCGGCTGCACGCGGCGGCGGTGGCGATCACCGAGGAGCACGGCGGCGAGGTGCCGGACGACCACGCCACACTGCTGTCGCTGCCCGGGGTGGGGGAGTACACGGCCGCCGCCGTCGCCTCCTTCGCCTTCCGCCAGCGGCACGTGGTGCTGGACACCAACGTCCGCAGGGTGTTCGCCCGCGCGGTGTCCGGCGTCGAGTACCCGGCCCAGGCGACCACGGCCGCCGAGCGCCGGACGGCCACGGCGCTGCTGCCCGACGACGCCGGGACGGCGGCCACCTGGGCGGTCGGCGTGATGGAGCTGGGCGCGCTGGTGTGCACCGCCCGCGGCCCGGAGTGCGGTGACTGCCCGCTGTTCGCGCACTGCGCCTGGCAGCGGGCCGGCCGCCCGCCGTACGAGGGCCCGGCCCGGCGCGGCCAGTCCTACGAGGGGACGGACCGGCAGGTGCGCGGCAAGCTGCTCGCGGTGCTGCGCGAGGCGCACGGCTCGGTGGAGCAGGCCCGGCTGGACGCGGTCTGGCCGGACGCGGTGCAGCGGGCCAGGGCCCTGGACGGCCTGGTGGCGGACGGCCTGGTCGAGCCCGTCGAACAGGGCGTCTACCGCTTGCCGCAGTAG
- the radA gene encoding DNA repair protein RadA: MAARSKTTAKPRPAYRCTECGNQLPKWVGRCPECNAWGTVEEYGAVPIRTTAAGPVSAPARPIAQVDGQVATARSTGVPELDRVLGGGLVPGAVVLLAGEPGVGKSTLLLDVAAKAATERHRTLYVTGEESAGQVRLRADRINALSEHLYLAAESDLGAVLGHIEAVNPGLLILDSVQTIASAELDGAPGGPAQVREVANALIRASKERGMATLLVGHVTKDGQIAGPRLLEHLVDVVLSFEGDRHARLRLIRGVKNRYGATDEVGCFELHDEGIAGLADPSGLFLTRRDKPVPGTCLTVTLEGKRPLVAEVQALMVDSQIPSPRRTTSGLESPRIAMILAVVERHGGVKLGKQDIYTATVGGVKLSEPSADLAVALAVASSSSDTPLPSNLVAIGEVGLAGEVRRVTGVQRRLAEAHRLGFTHALVPPDPGKVPPGMKVVEVADIGEALRAIPGRRRAAAKPRGEAPSAPPAPREARVPAYPEELMDGWEPLDSDELR; this comes from the coding sequence ATGGCCGCCCGTAGCAAGACCACCGCCAAGCCGCGCCCGGCGTACCGCTGCACCGAGTGCGGCAACCAGCTGCCCAAGTGGGTCGGCCGCTGCCCGGAGTGCAACGCCTGGGGCACGGTCGAGGAGTACGGCGCGGTGCCGATCCGGACCACCGCGGCCGGCCCGGTCAGCGCGCCCGCCCGCCCGATCGCCCAGGTGGACGGCCAGGTCGCGACGGCCCGCTCGACGGGCGTCCCGGAGCTGGACCGGGTGCTCGGCGGCGGCCTGGTCCCCGGCGCCGTGGTCCTGCTGGCCGGCGAGCCCGGCGTGGGCAAGTCCACCCTGCTGCTGGACGTCGCCGCCAAGGCGGCCACCGAGCGGCACCGCACGCTCTACGTCACCGGGGAGGAGTCGGCCGGCCAGGTCCGGCTGCGTGCCGACCGGATCAACGCCCTCTCCGAGCACCTCTACCTCGCCGCCGAGTCCGACCTCGGCGCCGTGCTCGGGCACATCGAGGCGGTCAACCCCGGCCTGCTGATCCTCGACTCGGTGCAGACCATCGCCTCCGCCGAGCTGGACGGCGCCCCCGGCGGCCCGGCCCAGGTCCGCGAGGTGGCGAACGCCCTGATCCGGGCGTCCAAGGAGCGCGGCATGGCCACCCTGCTGGTCGGCCACGTCACCAAGGACGGGCAGATCGCCGGCCCGCGCCTGCTGGAGCACCTGGTGGACGTGGTGCTGAGCTTCGAGGGCGACCGGCACGCCCGGCTGCGGCTCATCCGCGGGGTCAAGAACCGCTACGGCGCCACCGACGAGGTGGGCTGCTTCGAGCTGCACGACGAGGGCATCGCGGGCCTGGCCGATCCGTCCGGCCTCTTCCTGACCAGGCGTGACAAGCCCGTCCCGGGCACCTGCCTCACCGTCACCCTGGAGGGCAAGCGGCCGCTGGTGGCCGAGGTGCAGGCGCTGATGGTGGATTCGCAGATCCCGTCGCCGCGCCGCACGACCTCGGGCCTGGAGTCGCCGCGGATCGCGATGATCCTGGCCGTCGTCGAGCGGCACGGCGGGGTGAAGCTGGGCAAACAGGACATCTACACCGCGACGGTCGGCGGGGTGAAGCTCAGTGAGCCGTCCGCGGACCTCGCGGTCGCGCTCGCGGTTGCCAGTTCCTCCTCCGACACCCCGCTGCCGAGCAACCTGGTGGCGATCGGCGAGGTCGGCCTGGCCGGTGAGGTGCGGCGGGTGACGGGTGTGCAGCGGCGGCTCGCCGAGGCGCACCGGCTGGGCTTCACGCACGCCCTCGTCCCGCCGGACCCGGGCAAGGTGCCGCCGGGCATGAAGGTGGTCGAGGTGGCCGACATCGGCGAGGCGCTGCGGGCCATCCCGGGCCGCCGCCGGGCCGCCGCCAAGCCGCGTGGTGAGGCACCGTCGGCGCCCCCGGCCCCGCGCGAGGCCCGGGTCCCCGCCTACCCGGAGGAGCTGATGGACGGCTGGGAGCCGCTCGACTCCGACGAACTGCGCTGA
- a CDS encoding DUF1254 domain-containing protein encodes MNHAELEALAADAYVYGYPLVAGLTMVERFTRGGMGTLPAAPFNHFSHATRLAAPGDDFVSVNNDTVYSIAQLDLSEGPQVLHVPDTAGAYYVLQFVGAWTDNFAYLGSRATGTGAQTWLIVPPDWHGTPSDPARVIEAPTRVATVVGRFACAGPDDLPRVRALQDGLTVTALEPGGLVAGLPEPDPDVPERLAFFERLRVWMQAFPPAGPDVEYEQRFAPLGLLDEDISPYRAAVPDWTLTLLKGLAAGRERVEDATRPPEDHPAGEWRSALHLFDYNVDHLGPGTLDDPEWRIPDRRAGYLSRAAAARAGLWGNHAYEASYAMTYDDSDGRPLSGAHRYTLRFDQPPPAEAFWSVTMYSVPDYHLVANPIERYSIGDRTPGLVYGADGSLTLTLQHEEPTESAEAANWLPTPEGEFRPIIRLYQPKPSVLDGTYQVPPIHRR; translated from the coding sequence CGCCGGCCTCACCATGGTCGAGCGCTTCACCCGGGGCGGCATGGGCACCCTCCCGGCGGCGCCGTTCAACCACTTCAGCCACGCCACCCGGCTGGCCGCGCCCGGGGACGACTTCGTCTCGGTCAACAACGACACCGTCTACTCGATCGCCCAGCTCGACCTCTCCGAGGGCCCGCAGGTGCTGCACGTCCCGGACACCGCCGGCGCGTACTACGTGCTGCAGTTCGTCGGGGCCTGGACCGACAACTTCGCCTACCTCGGCAGCCGCGCCACCGGCACCGGCGCGCAGACCTGGCTGATCGTCCCGCCCGACTGGCACGGCACCCCGTCCGACCCGGCGAGGGTGATCGAGGCGCCGACCAGGGTGGCCACCGTCGTCGGGCGCTTCGCCTGCGCCGGTCCGGACGACCTCCCCCGGGTCAGGGCGCTCCAGGACGGGCTCACCGTCACCGCGCTGGAGCCCGGCGGCCTGGTCGCCGGGCTGCCCGAACCGGACCCGGACGTGCCCGAGCGGCTCGCCTTCTTCGAGCGCCTGCGGGTCTGGATGCAGGCCTTCCCGCCCGCCGGGCCCGACGTGGAGTACGAGCAGCGCTTCGCCCCGCTCGGCCTGCTGGACGAGGACATCTCGCCGTACCGCGCCGCGGTGCCGGACTGGACGCTCACCCTGCTCAAGGGCCTGGCCGCCGGGCGCGAACGGGTCGAGGACGCCACCCGCCCACCCGAGGACCACCCGGCCGGGGAGTGGCGCTCGGCGCTGCACCTGTTCGACTACAACGTCGACCACCTCGGCCCCGGCACCCTCGACGACCCCGAGTGGCGCATCCCCGACCGGCGCGCCGGCTACCTCAGCCGGGCCGCCGCCGCCCGGGCCGGCCTCTGGGGCAACCACGCCTACGAGGCTTCGTACGCGATGACGTACGACGACTCCGACGGCCGCCCGCTCAGCGGTGCGCACCGCTACACGCTCCGGTTCGACCAGCCGCCGCCGGCCGAGGCCTTCTGGTCGGTCACGATGTACTCGGTCCCGGACTACCACCTGGTGGCGAACCCGATCGAGCGGTACTCGATCGGCGACCGCACCCCCGGCCTGGTGTACGGCGCGGACGGCTCGCTCACCCTGACGCTCCAGCACGAGGAGCCCACGGAGTCGGCGGAGGCCGCGAACTGGCTGCCCACCCCGGAGGGCGAGTTCCGGCCGATCATCCGGCTCTACCAGCCGAAGCCGTCGGTCCTGGACGGCACGTACCAGGTGCCGCCGATCCACCGGCGCTGA
- a CDS encoding BACON domain-containing protein, which produces MTTRTDGPPRAEGPRTAVLTAYGRQVDGLFTYCLSVLCEHDAAADALDEVRELAQRHGARLAEPGLVRAWLFSLARYCCLRRLADGTGREADAELPEAEAARRRRELASLAWPEAAGTDPEQREALELSVRHRLTPLEVAAVLGLPFEATRALLGAAEAEVARTRSALLVLGTGSCPELDRLGGVGAESRRDWVLGPALRRELVQHVVDCPTCRGTAERVAGEAADGAAGLSGLPLLIAPAAAVDGPGRVGAVTRLPHASGSARRATEAGAGPAGEPGLRFDPSGFPRHRAPDAGRGLAVRRRVVTTGVLAAVLAAPVVALWAGHRGGGGPGASAAVSSVRVDGTGQRAPEPGPGGPAAPGVPGMELAGAGATTAETLFPGFHGLALQGPAVPVPGLGATPLGSPTLVAAPAPAVAPMAAGSGGAAERTAPAGLLTVEAGEYGSRTIITLTNSGATDVRWHAVVDAAWLRLSRDSGTLEPGRRITVIVTMDDDLAPAAPWTARIALPPSEAVVTLEGGPHNRGGSASAPAEPGATASPTGSPTAAPTTAPTTPTTTPTATATATATPSSPAPSSPSSPTASPTHTPTAAPTATPTATESPGRTASPHPTATPSASPH; this is translated from the coding sequence GTGACAACGCGTACTGATGGGCCGCCGCGCGCCGAAGGGCCGCGTACCGCCGTGCTCACGGCGTACGGCCGGCAGGTGGACGGCCTGTTCACCTACTGTCTCTCGGTGCTGTGCGAGCACGACGCCGCCGCCGACGCCCTGGACGAGGTCCGCGAGCTGGCGCAGCGGCACGGCGCGCGGCTGGCCGAGCCCGGGCTGGTCCGGGCCTGGCTGTTCTCGCTGGCCCGGTACTGCTGCCTGCGGCGGCTCGCGGACGGGACGGGGCGGGAGGCCGACGCGGAGCTTCCGGAGGCCGAGGCGGCCCGGCGGCGGCGGGAGCTGGCCTCGCTCGCCTGGCCGGAGGCAGCCGGCACCGACCCGGAGCAGCGGGAGGCGCTGGAGCTCTCCGTCCGGCACCGGCTGACCCCGCTCGAAGTGGCGGCGGTGCTGGGGCTGCCGTTCGAGGCCACCCGGGCGCTGCTCGGCGCGGCGGAGGCGGAGGTGGCGCGGACCCGGTCGGCGCTGCTGGTGCTCGGGACCGGCAGCTGCCCGGAGCTGGACCGGCTCGGCGGGGTCGGGGCGGAGAGCCGGCGGGACTGGGTGCTCGGCCCGGCGCTGCGGCGCGAGCTGGTGCAGCACGTGGTGGACTGCCCGACCTGCCGCGGGACGGCGGAACGGGTGGCGGGCGAGGCGGCGGACGGCGCGGCGGGGCTCTCGGGTCTGCCGCTGCTGATCGCGCCCGCGGCGGCGGTGGACGGGCCGGGGCGCGTCGGGGCGGTGACGCGCCTGCCGCACGCTTCCGGTTCGGCGCGGCGGGCCACGGAAGCGGGTGCGGGGCCGGCCGGCGAGCCGGGGCTGCGGTTCGACCCGAGCGGGTTTCCGCGTCACCGGGCTCCGGACGCGGGCCGGGGTCTGGCGGTCCGTCGACGGGTGGTGACCACCGGGGTGCTCGCGGCCGTGCTGGCGGCGCCGGTGGTCGCGCTGTGGGCCGGGCACCGGGGCGGCGGCGGGCCGGGGGCCTCGGCCGCGGTCTCCTCGGTGCGGGTGGACGGGACCGGGCAGCGGGCGCCGGAGCCCGGGCCCGGCGGTCCGGCGGCGCCGGGGGTGCCCGGGATGGAGCTGGCGGGGGCCGGAGCGACGACTGCAGAAACGTTGTTCCCGGGGTTCCACGGGCTGGCGCTTCAGGGTCCCGCCGTCCCGGTGCCCGGCCTCGGCGCGACCCCGCTGGGCAGCCCGACACTGGTCGCCGCGCCCGCTCCCGCGGTCGCCCCGATGGCCGCCGGTTCCGGCGGGGCGGCGGAGCGGACCGCGCCGGCCGGGCTGCTCACCGTCGAGGCGGGCGAGTACGGCAGCCGGACGATCATCACGCTCACCAACTCCGGCGCCACCGACGTCCGTTGGCACGCCGTCGTGGACGCGGCCTGGCTTCGGCTGAGCCGGGACTCCGGGACGCTCGAACCGGGCCGGCGCATCACGGTGATCGTCACCATGGACGACGACCTCGCCCCCGCCGCGCCCTGGACCGCCCGGATCGCGCTGCCGCCCTCGGAGGCCGTGGTCACTCTGGAGGGCGGCCCGCACAACCGGGGCGGCTCGGCCTCCGCGCCGGCCGAACCGGGCGCCACAGCCTCGCCGACCGGATCTCCGACGGCCGCGCCGACGACAGCACCGACGACGCCGACGACGACCCCGACAGCAACCGCGACGGCGACCGCGACGCCGTCCTCGCCCGCGCCGTCGTCCCCGTCCTCGCCGACGGCTTCGCCGACCCACACGCCGACCGCCGCGCCGACGGCCACGCCGACCGCCACGGAGTCCCCCGGCAGGACGGCCTCGCCCCACCCGACGGCCACGCCGTCGGCCTCACCGCACTGA
- the disA gene encoding DNA integrity scanning diadenylate cyclase DisA, producing the protein MAASDRGADKSSREEALLRASLSAIAPGTGLRDGLERVLRANTGGLIVLGFDKTVESICTGGFVLDVEFTATRLRELCKLDGAVVLDKDITKIVRAGVHLMPDSTIPTDETGTRHRTAERVNRQTGYPVVAVSHSMRLIAMYVNGTRRVLEDSTTVLSRANQALATLERYKLRLDEVAGTLSALEIEDLVTVRDVTAVAQRLEMVRLIATEIAGYVLELGIDGRLLSLQLDELIAGVEPERELVARDYFPERAAKKGRTVTEVLADLEALTHAELLDLQTVAKALGYSGSPESLDSAVSPRGYRLLAKIPRLPNTVIERLVEHFGGLQKLLAASIDDLQTVEGVGETRARSVREGLSRLAESSILERYV; encoded by the coding sequence GTGGCAGCCAGCGACCGGGGGGCGGACAAGTCCTCCCGTGAGGAGGCCCTGCTGCGGGCCTCCCTCAGCGCCATCGCGCCCGGCACGGGGCTGCGTGACGGCCTGGAGCGGGTCCTGCGGGCCAACACCGGCGGTCTGATCGTGCTCGGCTTCGACAAGACCGTCGAGTCGATCTGCACCGGCGGCTTCGTCCTGGACGTCGAGTTCACCGCGACCCGGCTGCGCGAGCTGTGCAAGCTGGACGGCGCTGTGGTGCTGGACAAGGACATCACCAAGATCGTCCGGGCCGGCGTGCACCTGATGCCGGACTCCACCATCCCCACCGACGAGACCGGCACCCGCCACCGCACCGCGGAGCGGGTCAACCGGCAGACCGGCTACCCGGTGGTCGCGGTCTCGCACTCGATGCGGCTGATCGCGATGTACGTCAACGGCACCCGCCGGGTGCTGGAGGACTCCACCACCGTCCTCTCCCGCGCCAACCAGGCGCTGGCGACCCTGGAGCGCTACAAGCTCCGCCTGGACGAGGTGGCCGGCACGCTGTCCGCGCTGGAGATCGAGGACCTGGTGACGGTCCGGGACGTCACCGCCGTCGCCCAGCGGCTGGAGATGGTCCGGCTGATCGCCACCGAGATCGCCGGCTACGTGCTGGAGCTCGGCATCGACGGCCGCCTGCTCTCGCTCCAGCTGGACGAGCTGATCGCGGGCGTGGAGCCGGAGCGCGAGCTGGTCGCCCGGGACTACTTCCCGGAGCGGGCCGCCAAGAAGGGCCGGACGGTCACCGAGGTGCTGGCCGACCTGGAGGCGCTCACCCACGCCGAGCTGCTGGACCTGCAGACGGTCGCCAAGGCGCTCGGCTACTCGGGCTCGCCGGAGTCCCTGGACTCCGCGGTCTCGCCGCGCGGCTACCGGCTGCTGGCGAAGATCCCGCGGCTGCCCAACACGGTGATAGAGCGCCTGGTCGAGCACTTCGGCGGCCTGCAGAAGTTGCTCGCGGCGAGCATCGACGACCTGCAGACGGTCGAGGGCGTCGGGGAGACCCGGGCCCGCTCGGTCCGCGAGGGCCTGTCCCGCCTTGCCGAATCGTCCATCCTGGAGCGCTACGTCTGA